The window ACTTGTGGATGGATATGCCTGTGACGTAAAATTGCCAAAATCACCAAAATCATTATCTTCATGTGATGCACTTGCGGTGAAAACACCAAATTCTGAAGTTCCTTTTTCATTCGCAGCTTGATGCTGCTGTTCTTTTGAACTCTCAGTAGCAGATGTAAAATTTGCAAAATCGTCGGATTCGCATGCTTTAATTACGTCATCTATTCCAAATGCAGGAAAATCTTGAAATATTTCCGAATTAATAATATCTTTCTGTGTGCTAGTTTCAGGTTTAAAATCTGCGTCTTCAGTATTAATTTCAGCATGTTTAGATTCTGCAGATAAATCATCATCAGGTAAAAAATTTCGAGATTGAACGAGAGATTTATCTTCAGTTTCTTTAGTCTCTaaatatttagtttcttttgTTATAATCTCTGTATCTTTTATGTGTTCCATTTCATTATTTACAAATTTCGGCGAACTGTCAAAAATAGTTTGTGAAGCAAATGTTCCAAAATCGTCGTCTtcactgtcaattttaaaatcattattatCGTCCCCATGGTTAAAATTAGTTTCTGAactgttttgaatatttttatcttTGACTAGATTACTTTTTTCAGCATTGCGTATATTTTTGGAATGTGTTGAATTACTAATAGTTTCTACATCTATTTTAACGTTTTTGTTAATCGTTGATGAAAATTTTGCAAAATCGTCTGTATTATTAACGTCTTTTGAAAGATCTGAAAACCCCTCGTCCTTATTCACTGATTTGAAGTTAACATTGTCACTGGATATCGATAATTCTGAGTCTAAATTACTTTCGTAATTGTCGCTACTAATAAAATCAGCAGACCAATTAGTACCTGATCTGTAGTCTGAGAAACTAGTGATTTTTTTTATACTATCAGCGTCTTCCAAAGAACAACCATTTGATGTATTCAGTTCATTAGTATCCTCATTTGATATATCAGGATTACTTTTTATTGGTTTATCACTATTATCACAAATTTTACTTTCATGACTTGAGTTATTTTCAATAATCAATTGACCCGGAATGTTTTCTGTAATATTATCTCCTAATTCTtgattaacataattatttttactaaaaaagtCATCAGATTCTTTAATTTTCGAACCAGAACTTTCATTCGTTGATTCAGTAATGTCTTCCTTTAACGAATCTGTTGATATAACTAAATTTTCATCTCTATCTTTACTTCTTTCAAGATCATTAGCTTGTAAGGTTTCCTTTGAGTTGTCTATATCGTTTTTTTCTGATTCTAAATATAAAACAGGTTCATCTTTGCTATTTAAAACTTCTTTAGGCAGTTTCTTAGGGGACTGATCCGGAGAAGATAGAGAAAAACctggaaaaaatgttttattattacCTTCATGTTCAAAGTATCTAATAGAATGATAATCTTCTACTActattcatatttcaaattaaaataaatttgttcaaATAACTTAAATGACACTTCTACTTTCTCAAGCGGATGAAGAAAAACAACATCCTATAGAATATGAAgatcaaaacaataaacaaagtaaTGCACAGCGATGGTAACTAGATCATACAATATTCCtcaaaatttaaaacataattctatccaaaaatgtatttaaaatatcaTGGAAAACCCCAAACTCAATCAATTCCGAAACCAAGTAAGCCAAAATCGGTCCATCAATCATAGAGACTGATATCACTTACATTTTATTCTATGCTATTATAAACCGATTGTATTTATAACAATCCTATCGTACTTATCAAGAAAGAGCtccaaaatattgaaaataataacatccagtttaaatattatgtttatatgagattaagccactttttaaaaaatattattttcattacaaccaataattgtggcttaatcccgtatagacatgccacaagaaagtagtttcagaacctttttgAAACATCCAGGTTAACTTAATATGAGTGCTTTTTCATACCGGAATTGAAGGTAATGAAGCTGTAGATGAACGGTTAAAATATAACTGTAAGCTGTACATGCACCATACCAAACACCTTTTAAATGTGTATTACAACTTTAAAAAGGGTTTTCGCCTTCCTTGGCAGTTAACTAATATGTTCTCAAAAAAAAATCCTATTTTCAATGACGTTTTTACTAGCAATACTTAACCCACTTACTCCTCGCTAACAACTGATTATCTATTTTTTGGTATTCGTTTAACGGTTTTTCTAATATGTTCAGCAAAATTATTAATCTGTCTACAGTATActctctctataacgaacacggttattacgaggtttcgcttacaatgaggtacattagatgtctcgtgaaatttctattgaactatagccctctatagcgaggtaaatttggttataacgagagaaaataagatcgaaaaacgtgtttttttacgtttttggcctggccgtggctataaataaatactctTTTTAACTGCCGCCCACTTTTTCTGTTTAATCTACTGACCGATATTGTGTTGTCAGTATAGGGGTttgaccattcgcacctaataaACTAAAAGAGGCTTAAAAACATGACAAATGAAACAAATTTCATCAGAATTTCATTTCACACTTGTTTTGTCGTAGATGTTTATCGTTTGTTTCCTGATTGTGCTTTCGCGTCTTGAAAGTTGTGTTGTAGATTACATAGTCACATAGATTACACACTATGATTCCTAAAACAAAAGCATTTACTTcagaagaaaaaattaacatcCTTAAAGATGTTGAGAACGGTAAGAAGAAAGCAGAAGTTTGTCGTGAAAGAGGAATTTCAAGTTCCACTCTATCTATCATGCTCAAAAATAAACACAAGATTTTCGAAGCAGGTTCGTCTTTTTCCGGTAAATCGAAAAAactacagcaactaataaaaaacTCGATACTGTAATGGTATAAACAGGGCTGCGAATGTTCCAATAAGTGGACCACTGCTTCAAGGAAAAGCAACACAGTTTTCGCAAGCGCTAAGTGGTGATGAGAATTTTAGAGCATCATGTTTCCAAAATAGTCACTGACAACTGGTTGAAGTCATGGCCTACAATAAGACAAAATTACAGTGACGATCATGTTTTCAATGCCGACCAGCTGGAAAGTTTTTTTAAACTTACTCCAGATAATACCCTCAAATTCAAAAATGAATGTTGTATAGGTGGCAAGTTATCAAAAGAAAGGGTAACTGTACTCGCATGTGAGAACATGTCCGGTTCCGAAAAAAGGAAGTTAGTCGTCATTGGGAAATCTCAAAAATCACGATATTTCAGGTGTGAATCAGCTTCCTGtcacatataaatttaataaaaaatcgtggatgacagCAGAGATTTTTAGTGGAGAACTTTTGAAGTGGGACATCGAAAGATTCTTTTAATTGTTGACAATTGTACAGCCGATCCGAAAATTAAcggtttaaaaaaaattcaacttctTTTTTTACCCCCCTTTTTCACATCTGTTCCGCAACCGATGGATCAAGACATCATAAGGTCCCTTAACGTTCACTACAGAAAACTTTTAGTTAAGCGGATCCTAAATAATGTGGAAAACCGTAGTGAATACCTTGTTACTTTATTAGATGCTACAAATTTCATCCACAAAGCATGGACACTCACAGATAAAAAaaccatcagaaaatgtttcggTCATGCGGGAGAATAGTGACTGAGGTAGAAAATGAAGAAGATGAATATCTGTAGCAGAGTAATTGAGGTTACAACAGCAAGGTCAAGAACTAACCCAACTGAACAATGATGACGAGTTTGCTGAATTCTGCTAAGATCACTCTCTAACTATAAACATTGTGTAACAGTATTATTAAATTCTCCCAATATGTCAAGTATTTGGGAACTGAAAAAGACAACAAATTAAAGTTCAACTACCACACATCatgtataaaaaaaagttataactAGAGCAATTACAATTGAAATGCtgcaaatatgtatataataataataataaaggtctttatttttccttcaaattcatacaatacacaaaatatataaattatatatgcataaaatacaataagaaagaaaaaatgccgaAGATCAGTTGGTGCTGATTTCCAGAAATCAGTACCTCTGCTTTTCATCTTAtgcaagaaaaaataataatatatttttttgcatgttCTGTAACAATCAATTAAAAACCATAACCAATAGAAACATTTAGCATTTAAATATTGTCCAAAAACTATCACACAGTTTATACATACTTCATAACAGGTCATCAAATTGTTGCACATGTTTTACTCACTTAGCAATTTAGATTTAAGAGATTTCTTAAAAGAtataatcgattttaattttaattctttagttAATCCATTAGATGctttttgatatttgatatgtaAATGAATTTTTGAATTGTTCTGTAGGATATGGCGGAGCtgtaattgtatttttgtatcttgtattgacattatgtatgtcagttctgtatataatttttttaaaaagatatgctggtagagagtttttgataattttgcgGAAAAGACAAGCAGCATGTAGAAATCTTCTCTTTTCCATGCTCAACCATTTTACATGTTTTAATTTGTGAGAAATAGGCTGGTGTCTTCTTACACCACAGATCAGAAGAAGACACAAATTTTGAACCACCTGAATTCTTCTCCTGTCATCTGAACTAATACAAGGCCCATACACAACATCTCcatagttaaattttgataatattaaACTTTCACACAGTATTCTTTTTACTTTGTATGACAGACAGCGGCGATTATGATAAATTGTTCTTAGACTGAGAAATGCTTTACTTACGCAGGTgttaatatgttttgtaaatttgaggtGATTATCTAAAGTTAAACCTAGATTTTTTACACTAGTTACAGGTTTAATGATTTTATTATCAACAACTATTTCAATGATGTTACTCATCTCCAAACACACTCTGTTTGGACCAAAAACCACCAGATTAGTTTTTTTAGAGTTTATATTTAATGCATGATTTCTTGCCCAAGAAGTCAATGATTTAATATATTGATTAACAATCTCAATAGCACTTGCTCTGTCTACCGGGTAAAATGAGTGGTAAATTTGTGTATCATCTGCATAGAGATGAAATTTACTGGTATTCATCAAGGAGGTACCAATATTGGTGGTGTATAAAGTAAATAAGATTGGACCTAAGATTGAGCCCTGAGGTACCCCTGACAAAATGTTTAGAAAATCAGAGCTTCTTTCGTCTACTTTGACGATCTGTTTCCTGTGATGCAAGGTATTCCTGTGATGATATTCAATGCATCCATGGAAAAGCTGATTGACTTCAAAATTGGGCAGAGTAGTGAATTATTGAGAGTGTCGAATGCCTTAGAGAAATTGATCAAAACTAAAATGGTAAAATGGTAACCTTACCCACATCTCTTTCTCtcaaaatgtcatcagttattttaAGGAGTGTTGTTTCACAGTTGTGAAATGGCCTAAACCCGAAAACTGTGAAAAATAATTACTCGAGAGGCAACAGTTCATTATATGCGGTATATAAGGAATGATTAATATGCAACATtgaagtaacatttttaagtttaaaccGTCTGAACCTAGAGTATTAGATTTAATAGTACATAACAATTTTTGCACCAGATCACAAGATACTGGAGTAAAGGTGAATTGTTCCCGATTAGgtacagtatttaaataattgtcaaTTGTATTTTGATTGATTGTTAGATGTGGGATGCATGATGTGTAGTACTGATTAATCTCGTAGGGTTCTTTTAATGTTTCTGGAATATGGTGTGTTCATTCTTACCAATATTAATGAGttgtaaatttttccaagtattttttaTCCCACCCACATGAAGATTATGTTGAAAGAAAGCTTTTTTTCATTGTCACATGCTAATGTTGTATAATTTCTAATCATTTTGTAGTAGGTAAGGTGAGCTACCTCCTTAGTTTTCTGCCACTTTTTTTTAGCCTGATCTCTTAGTGACATAAGAAGTTTCACATTATCTGTTAGCCaaggattataatttttagtgacTTTAATCTTTTTAAAAGGAGCATGTTTGTCGAAGAGAGCCACAATGGAGCTGCTTAAGAATTTTACTTTGTCATTGATGTTTTCAATGTGATAGATGTTGGCAAACAGAGTACAGTTTAAATCAAGTAAAAAAAGATTTGCACAAAGTGTTTGAAATTTCTAACAGTCTTAAAAGTTAGGGCTGGTTTTTCTGAGAAGATATTGACGTCACAATAAATAAGCTCATGGTCTGTTATGTGGTCAAGAGAGCATACACCAAAGGAGTTAATTCTATTTTAGTTTGAGACAACTATATAATCAATCAGAGTCTGTGATGTGGGGGTTATATGAGTTGGCCCATCAATAATCTGTACCAAATTAAAACTGTCAAGTAAGTCATTAATTTTATGAGCTGGATTAAGATGTAAATTGAGTAAGTCAACATTAAAATCAcccaaataaaaaatttcatcaCAATCTGTAACCATATCAGCAagagatttttcaaaaaaatatattggcaGTAGTTGCCAATTTTCTATAATTGCTGTTTTCTGTAATGGCTATAggactataggaagttaatgttttagaaaactacatattcatatgtatgcacagtattattgttgtttgatataacgaaatctgcttataacgaggtaattagtctgccatttcagttctcgttatagagggagtctactgtattatttATCACATTAATATGATAATTTTCCAGCTTGGTTGTTCCAAGTACTAGAATTATTATTTCCATTTATACATTTCTCATTTTGTCATTTTCTCTTGCTTCTATGTATTAGAGTACAAATTTAAGGGTGTCATTTATTGTTTTCTCAATTTCTTCCTACAGATTATATTTCCTCTTCTTGTCATCTTCATATCTCCTTCCTTCTGTATTTAGCTGTTTATCTTCTTCCTCTTATGTGCTTTTATTATGATACACGACATTATATTTTTCTAGAGCTCAGTGCACCTATAATGACccagtatatttttaattttgttagcCTACAAAAATTGTacagcttcaaatttttttatctaagatatataaaataaaaaccaaattatACACAAAACTAGTGTATAATTTCTTTTAACATAATTAGTTATCATGCACCTTAAATCTATAAACCACAATTATTCAACCACAAACAATGAGATATTTATAAATTCTATATTGTTATATGAAATAGGTGAAAATTTAGATCCTTGAACTACAACAAAAACCTCTAAGATTAAAAGACGAGAATTCTGTCAGtattataaatgtaaataattattCCCTTTAGATTACCATTGTTATAAAatcattaataattaaatatgaCTAAATAATTTGATTCCTTACTGTCACAGCCATATGATATATCATTAGACCCTCTAAAATCATCAAATTCGTCGTCATCTTCATCATCTGAAGGGGGTGGTGGAGGAGTTTCACTAACAAGTGGAGGAATAATGTTTGCcatctaaaatatttaaggaGAATGGAGTAAATCTAATTTTTTACAATGGGAAAAATAATAATGGTACCTTAATAACGTATCACttcctttttaatattttatattatgaaCACTTTGAGAACACAAAAGATCAATTAACGtggaataaaaaataataattattaatgttTTCTATTAAAATAGTGTTTAATTTCTGCTGTCAAAGATAAAAACAGAGGTTACCATATTGATTATTGACATGTCAGTTTTAAAGCTGTTTTTTCAACAAAATGAACATTATTCTCAATAATCTAAAATTTTATTGGTTAAAAACAGATAGTTGTAAATATGTTGGAACACACCCAGTGAGAAAATCTCAATTGTCATTCTCTTTCTGTTTTGATTACACCAACACATTTATATGTTGtacaattattaacaaaatataaaaataatttactaaaaataaatcatatatACGTACTAAACATTGCCTACACTTTAATTATAagaaagtaaaattataaaaaaacatttttagatAGTATTGGAAACTTAAATCAAATATCGCgtgattttatttaataattacttgACGTAGAGTAGGCTATGGTGAAATCAACAGTTGTAACAACTGTAATGATGGCCTGTCATTTAGATTTGACGTCTATCAAAGTCATATAATGTCAAAAGTCTATAAAATATATTCGTAAATAGTACAAAACATCTGCAACTATATCTTAGAATTTATTATAATGGGAAAAGTATTTTGTCCATAACGATGGACTTCAACATtgacaagttaaaaaaagatttTGGCGTGACTGAAGATTTATCCGAGATACAATTTGTGCAAATAGTTAAAGAAAACTACAAAAATGATGTTCAAGAAAATGCATTTGGGGAAAAACTATGTACGCTTTATACAATTCATTTCAGCATTTATAATTTGGAGTATAGTATGAAAATATTAGTCTTTATATACGTAAGTAGCCGTATATTTTTACAGCTGTTTCccttttattagattttaatTGGTGGTGGAGATTTAGCACTTCATTTATACCTGGATAACTCATGTTTTTAGGAAATATCGTGTGAAGTTTTGAAACTAGATTTACGGTTACAAGGAACTGAAGCAGAATTAGAAATTGCCCAATGCAAAAATTTTCTACAACGACAAAGAAATCTTAATGCCACATTCTTAACTCTGAAGAAATTTTCAAGGTTTTATGAATCTAGAAGATtgattaaaaatattgttctcAAAAAAGAACCTAGAATTACTATCCATAAAAATGAAGAGGGGGCGCTCTGCATCAAATATAACTGTGTTTCCCCAGATATTTATATTGAAATTTGTTGGAAAATTGAATGGAGTTTAAAAGATTGTGACATTTCGGATGTGATTGAAGTttactataataattttagtaagTATAACACCTTTTTATGCATCTATATTATGGATTCTTTTACCTCATGTTCAACTACCATTTTATTGGTTacatagttatttatattttcattttcttccaCACAAGTATGCAcataataaaaagtattagaatGGCCATTGTTGAAAACCATACTTCAATGACAACCTAAAAGCTTTATAATGATGTCTACGGCTTTTGTTGATACTATTATAGTCTCTAAGTTTATTTAGTTCTTTTGTTAGCTGGTATAGTCTATTGTCTGACCTCTTTAGTACCTTACAACATAAAGCAAGGACTTACTGGATTATTAATTGGAGACAAACTTTATATCAATAATGTTTGTGATTGAAATTTCTACAATGTTTGATTTACTGATTATCCCCCCACCCAGTAACAGTGTAAGAAGGTGGTAGGACAACATTTTCAACATACCT is drawn from Diabrotica undecimpunctata isolate CICGRU chromosome 5, icDiaUnde3, whole genome shotgun sequence and contains these coding sequences:
- the LOC140441171 gene encoding uncharacterized protein, with the translated sequence MDFNIDKLKKDFGVTEDLSEIQFVQIVKENYKNDVQENAFGEKLCTLYTIHFSIYNLEYSMKILVFIYEISCEVLKLDLRLQGTEAELEIAQCKNFLQRQRNLNATFLTLKKFSRFYESRRLIKNIVLKKEPRITIHKNEEGALCIKYNCVSPDIYIEICWKIEWSLKDCDISDVIEVYYNNFNLPNSQFIKHQLEALTHHALDFNVKLKLWKQLLSDLSKHTRYLQATVIISDEPSDQAENILIISDSEDDRNQTDEMCHRSKRQKVVNNVSSQIIHVAD